From one Salmo salar chromosome ssa09, Ssal_v3.1, whole genome shotgun sequence genomic stretch:
- the LOC123724113 gene encoding glutenin, high molecular weight subunit DX5-like — MNFHGKQVEQVMQGKHGKQGERGKQRKQGEQGKQGKQRKQGRQGKQGKQRKQGRQRKQGKQGKQRREAEKAREAEKAGEGKQRKQGKQRKQGKQRKQGKQRVQGKQRKQGKQRKQGKQRKQGKQRVQGKQRVQGKQGKQGEQGKQGKQGNRGSRESRGSRESRGSRGNRGDVLTLERVESEALEKH; from the exons ATGAATTTTCATGGGAAGCAGGTTGAGCAGGTGATGCAAGGGAAGCATGGgaagcagggggagagggggaagcagAGGAAGCAGGGGGAGCAGGGGAAGCAAGGGAAGCAGAGGAAGCAGGGTAGGCAGGGGAAGCAAGGGAAGCAGAGAAAGCAGGGTAGGCAGAGAAAGCAGGGGAAGCAGGGGAAGCAGAGAAGGGAAGCAGAGAAAGCAAGGGAAGCAGAGAAAGCAGGGGAA GGGAAACAGAGAAAGCAGGGGAAGCAGAGAAAGCAGGGGAAGCAGAGGAAGCAGGGGAAGCAGAGGGTGCAGGGGAAGCAGAGGAAGCAGGGGAAGCAGAGGAAGCAGGGGAAGCAGAGAAAGCAGGGGAAGCAGAGGGTGCAGGGGAAGCAGAGGGTGCAGGGGAAGCAGGGGAAGCAGGGGGAGCAGGGGAAGCAGGGGAAGCAGGGGAACAGGGGAAGCAGAGAAAGCAGGGGAAGCAGAGAAAGCAGGGGAAGCAGAGGAAACAGAGGCGACGTTCTAACC CTGGAGAGAGTGGAGTCGGAGGCGCTAGAGAAACATTAG